In the genome of Brachypodium distachyon strain Bd21 chromosome 3, Brachypodium_distachyon_v3.0, whole genome shotgun sequence, the window GTACACACATTCGAAGTAGCTAGTGCAtagcatgcatatgcatctgGTTTAGTCCAATTTTATTGCAGTTCTGGGTACCAGGATGGtgttttgtttaattttttgacGAAATGAAATTCACCAAAAATCCAGCTGTTTATGTCATGGAGGCTACTCAGgttcatctttttctttttgcccaCTTGTACGTGCTTTTTAACCCAGAGAATCGTTGCTTGGTTATCTCTGGAGTGCTCTGATCTCTAGCTAGGGCCACTGAACTTTGGTCTTTTGGCAGCTCTCGATTTTTAAATTCTTATTGCATCCCCATATCGTGCATTGCTGTGACACACTTTTGATTTCTGATGCCTGGATGATTTGTTGTTCTCACTGAAATTTTACATGCTGGTATGCACGTTAATTTTTCTAGTACACTCGAAGTAGCTAGTGCATAGCATATGCCTCTGGTTTGGTCCAGTTTTATTGCAGCTTTAGGTACTAGGATGGTGTtctgtttaatttttttgacgaaatgAAATTCACCAAGAATCCAGCTGTTTATGTCACGGAGGCTACTCATGTTCATCTTTTTCTTGTTGCCCATTTGTGCTTTCTACCCCAGAGAGTCGTTGCTTGGTTATCTCTGGAGTACTCTGATCTCTAGGGCTGCTGAACTTTGGTCTTTTGACACCTCTCGATTTAAATAAAAGAAGTTCTTATTGCATCCCCGTATGCGTCGTGCATCATGGAGTAAATACTTATATAGTCTGCCAACCTCTAGGGCCGCTGAACTTTGGTCTTCCGGCATCTCTCGATTTTAATAAAGAAGTTCTTATTGCATCCCATATGCGCCGTGCATCACGGAGTAGTCTGCTCATCAGCACTGGACGGCCCTGACATATTCACATGTGCATCTTGGCGCGGATCTGAGAGGTATCCCGAAAACTAATTAAATACATTTGCAGAGAAGACTGTCGATCTGAGTTAACCAGTACAAACTCGCAAATCTCTTGGATAATCTAATACAATAGCATTAGTTAATGCAGAGGTTGCGTAGAGATAACCCCATATGCGAGCGGCACCACGGATAAAGAGCTGGGATTAGAGGGTAGTAGATCTAATATTCTAAACCttacatttggtatcagagttCTTCTTGATTGGTGAGCAAAAATCGATTTTTGAAAGTCGTTCATTGCTTCATTGTCATCCCTGATGTCGTTCCGTTGCTTTTGCCATTGAACTCAGCTCCCTGTCGTAACGCCATCATCAAAATCCACCCTTGTGAGCAGCACCACTGCCACCACGCGGTAGTCAGTACCTTTCTATCTTGTTCGTTGACGGTTATCTCGCCAGGGAAATCACGAAAGAGAGAAGAGGGACGAGGGACGCGATGCTTCGTCGGGGAGATGAACGATCGCAGGGGGTTTGAAGTTAGCCGCAATTACAGAGAGGTCTGGGGGTTGAAATCAAATTTTTGGAGTCTACGAGATTGGATCACTTTAGTGTCTTGAAAGGGTGTGAAAAAAAAGCTGTAATAGGAGCCAGACAAAAGGCTGCAAACCACCTGACAGCACACAAGCATATATACAGTACTGTATGGCTgtatgccccccccccccccccccccccatgcACGGTTCCAGTAGTTAATCCAGGCCGGCGTGGATCTGTAGGATGAAAATTagtttaattttgaaaaaaatacgTACAAGCCCCAAGGCAGTGTAAAGATCACTGGTTTGAGAGGGTGGAAAAAAGAGCCAATCTGAAAGAGCATCAAACCACGTGATAACCCACCAGCACCCATGGTTGCAGTAGTTAATCCAAGAGCTAGGCCGCTCTCCTCACCAGCTAGATTCATTTGCTTACACTCTCGCAGCGAACTGaccactagctagctacttgGTGAGTGAGGTTAGTCTGGAGCGAGATGGCAGCAGAAATCGTGAGCGCGACCAGCGGGGTGATGAACCCGCTCCTGGGCAAGCTCACCAAGCTGCTCGGGGAGGAATACAAGAAGCTCACAGGGGTGAGGAAGCAGGCCTCGTTCCTCAGGGATGAGCTCAGCGCCATGAAAGCTCTCCTCGACAAGCTCGAGCTCATGGACGAACCTGATCCCTTGGCCAAGGACTGGAGGGACCATGTCAGGGAGATGTCCTATGACATGGAGAACTGCATCGATGACTTCATTCATGACCTTGGCGTTGGCGGTGCCGATGCCAAGGTGGGCTTCGTCAGGAAGACGGCGCAACGTCTCCGGAGGCTGGGGAGGCGTCATAAGATCGCCGACCGGATCGAGGAGCTCAAGGTTCTTGCGGCGGAGGCAAAAGCTCGGCGTGAGATGTACAGGATTGATGACTGCATCAATCCCAGTTCTCACGGCGTGGTTGCCGTCGATCCCCGGATGTCGGCGATCTACAAGGAGGCGAAAGGGCTCGTGGGTATTGATGGCCCAAGGGAAAGTGTTGTCAACTGGTTGACTGCTAGTGTGAGAAAACTTAATGTGGTTTCCATTGTGGGATTCGGAGGCCTAGGAAAAACTACACTTGCCAAACAAGTGTATGATAAGATCAGAGGCCAGTTTGGATGCACAGCATTTGTTTCAGTTTCTCAAAGGCCTGACATGACAAGCCTTCTCAGTGGCCTAGAGTTGAAGCTTGGGGTGGAGGAGTCTCGTCGTGCTCACGAGGTGCCGGACATCATCGACCGTCTTAGAGAACATCTAAAAAATAAGAGGTACTCCTTGTTCCAAATCATAAGATCGCTGTTatagctttgtcctaaatcaAATTCTTTATAGAAAAAGCCTACGAAGATCTTCAATACTAATTCAGTTTTTTAAACCCGTCATCCGGCTATTGATAGGTGATAACCTTAAAATGAGCTATTGTGACCAATCTTTTTGGCTTCTGTTTTGACTTTAGTAGTTAGTCACGAGGTTGACACTAAATATCTAGATGCAACATGGACCACATCTATCCTTCCAAAACAAAGCTATTACTTTGACTAAGCCGTAGAAATGCTTCATATATGGTACCCTTGCGGAACCACTAGATCGACTTCATCTTGAGGCAAGAGACTTTGCGTGTGTGTGTCCTGGCTTCGTGGTATCAGTAGGAGGCCTTACTTTTTATAGGTCCATCAAATTAAGAGCAAGGTGGCTCCCTTTTTGCTGGACCTTTTGTGTATttctcttcttcattttttgtAAATTGTATGCCATCATTTTTATCAAATATGATATGTATGTTACTATAACATTTTTATTTCCTAACATATCTAAGCAACGTTAATAATTCAACAGGTACCTTATTGTAGTTGATGACTTGTGGGATCAGTCTGCCTGGGATACTATTAGTTGTGTCTTTGCAGAAGGCGGTAATGGGGGTACAGTAATAGTTACCACGCGATTGGATGATGTCGCTTGTGGGGCATGCCATGATCATCATGGATACATTTATAGAATGAAGCCACTTGTCAATGAAGACTCGAAGAGGTTATTCTTCAGTAGAGTATTCAGGTCTGAAGATGCTTGTCCACCTCAATTAAAAGAAGTTTCAGCTCAGATTTTAAAGAAGTGTGGTGGATTGCCACTTGCAATTATCACTATAGCAAGCCTATTAGCCAGTCGCCAAGCAAGATCAAGGAGTGACTGGGAAAGCATAAAGGATTCTCTGGGAACAAATTTTGCTGCATATCCCACCTTGGAAgggatgaaaaatatattaaaccTTAGTTACCTTAATCTTCCTCTCCGTCTCCGGGCATGTTTTCTGTATCTCGGTATGTATCCTGAGGACCGCGAGATCATGAGGGTTGATCTGACTCGACAATGGGTAGCCGAAGGCTTTGTCACTGGTCCTGATGGGGCAGATTTGGAGGAAGTTGCCAAAAGTTATTTCAATGAACTTGTCAATAGAAGCATGATTCAGCCCGCTGGAGAAGAAAAGTCTGGAGAGTTGCTTTCTTGCAGAGTGCACGATTTGATGCTTGATTTGATTTTAAGCAAGTGTACCGAGAACAACTTTCTCAGTCCCGCACACAGCTATGAAGAAATGGAAAGAATGCATGGGTGCAACTACAAGGTTCGTCGATTATCCCTGAGCTTGAGCGAAGGTGGCGCCGCAATACCAGGTTCGACCGTACCTGCTACTAGCCTGTCACAGGTTCGATCATTTGCAAGGTTTGGAGATTGCAAGTACACACCTCCTCTTTGTCTGTTTAAGTATCTCCGGGTGCTAGTCTTTGAGTTTCCAGAACATTTGCGCATGACAATCGACCTCACTG includes:
- the LOC100846211 gene encoding putative disease resistance RPP13-like protein 3, translating into MAAEIVSATSGVMNPLLGKLTKLLGEEYKKLTGVRKQASFLRDELSAMKALLDKLELMDEPDPLAKDWRDHVREMSYDMENCIDDFIHDLGVGGADAKVGFVRKTAQRLRRLGRRHKIADRIEELKVLAAEAKARREMYRIDDCINPSSHGVVAVDPRMSAIYKEAKGLVGIDGPRESVVNWLTASVRKLNVVSIVGFGGLGKTTLAKQVYDKIRGQFGCTAFVSVSQRPDMTSLLSGLELKLGVEESRRAHEVPDIIDRLREHLKNKRYLIVVDDLWDQSAWDTISCVFAEGGNGGTVIVTTRLDDVACGACHDHHGYIYRMKPLVNEDSKRLFFSRVFRSEDACPPQLKEVSAQILKKCGGLPLAIITIASLLASRQARSRSDWESIKDSLGTNFAAYPTLEGMKNILNLSYLNLPLRLRACFLYLGMYPEDREIMRVDLTRQWVAEGFVTGPDGADLEEVAKSYFNELVNRSMIQPAGEEKSGELLSCRVHDLMLDLILSKCTENNFLSPAHSYEEMERMHGCNYKVRRLSLSLSEGGAAIPGSTVPATSLSQVRSFARFGDCKYTPPLCLFKYLRVLVFEFPEHLRMTIDLTAIGHLFLLRYLKVSAKWAVIDLPVEVKGLVHLETLQIFCRSAQSFPSDVVCLPNLFRLILPRGTGLPEGTRNMKSIRTLHCYSVWKSSVEDIKGLGELTTLRDLVLETPYRCDLTEDGVDALVSSVGKLRGLKRLSLDCQRARYDHRLESLPDHPLPRIEVLDLIGWRFVRVPQWIGGLRCLQVLYLRTVRFSSEDVRVPGMLPSLVVATFRVLRIPQDKVVVGTGLFPALEHVTFSSDEDVTAYLGFEAGAMPKLRTLWFEAQKWGGATPVGMHNLLALQQINVNLWHTGDVTREQGEQVGWDVESAFGDVSRAHPARPAVSVTEW